One Nitrospirota bacterium genomic window, GAATCGCCATCGGTTTTTCTCTCAAAAAGATGGACAACTGCACAATAAAATCACCAATGACATCAATAGCCTTTATTCCCAAGCGCCCGGACTCCTGGATTAAAAAATCCCTCAAACTTGGCTGAACTATTGTAAAGGCCACGAGTGCCTTATCCTCTGCTGCCTGTTTGGCAATACGTGAGATGTGTGTCTTGTCTTTGACCAAAAAAAAGGTCTTCACCTCGAACTTTTCCCGACTGAACTGGGCAAGAGATGCCTTGGCGATCTTACTAATCGTTTCCCCTGTGCCTTCGCCAACCAGATAAATGACCTTTCTCTTAGAAAGATGCATTCTTTTTGACTCCTCCCCTTTTTTCATAAGAAGTTCCATAAGAAAAATGTGGTGTTTCCGTGACAGATTAATCGTCCATCTAAGTATTCCGAGGTCAGAGGTTTGACAATCAAGTCTGTCGGATGTATCCTTGCCAGCCTCACCATGTAAGGAACGAGCTCCGGAGGGGGTCTTAGTGAATATATAAGATCTACTGATGTGTATATAGAAATATCCGGGTTCATGATGTCGTCTACGACGACCTTAAGTCCGATATATTGAAATGGTCGAATATCAGTTGCAAAGACCTGCACCCCTTTTTCGAGCAAGGCAAAGGCAACATCAGGAAAATAGCCAATACCAATCTCTGCTGTATTACAATATTTGCTGGCAATATAGTTTATCAGCCCTTCATAGCGATGAGAACGGTTAAATCTCACGGGATTTGAACCTGTAAAGATATTCTGCTCGACTTGTTGACAGACTTGCCTGTCAGTCACTATTCCACCGATCTCCAAAAGAATATATCCTCCATGGGTATCTTCGCTATCCTTGCCTTTGATACAATCCCCAATGCCTTTTCCATTTGGATCTTATGCTCCATCATGGCTACCATTCTCCTTGATGCCACAACCACATCAGGATTCACTGAAATCGATGTGCAGCCACAACGAATCATAAACTCCAGATAATCCGGATATACACTGGGAGCCTGCCCACAGATAGATGTGGTCACCCCGTGTTTCTTACATACAGCGATGGTGTAAGCAATAGCCCTCAGGACAGCCAGATTCCTCTCATCATAAACCTCCTGCACGGACACATCATTTCGATCCACGCCAAGTATAAGCATGGTCAGATCATTAGTCCCAAAGCTCACTCCATCTATGCCCTCTCTGCAGAACTCCTCAATCATAAAACACGCGCTAGGAACCTCCACCATGATCCAGAGTTGAAAATCACGAACAGACCGATTGTCCAATCCTTCTTCACGCATGATCTCGACCGTTTTTCGGAAGACCTCGAGGGTTCTAACAAAGGGAACCATTACCCAGATATTGGTAAATCCCATCGTCTCCCTAGCCTGCCTGATTGCCTTAAGCTCAAGCCTGAAGATATCATCTTCTTTTATATACCTGTATTCACCACGGTAGCCAATCATAGGGTTTGGTCCAACATGATCTCTTTCATATTTTTCTCCACCTTGCAACTCAAGAAATTCGTCGGGCTTAAAATCAAGGAATCTGTAGACCACTGGGCGTGGAAAGAACGCCTCAGCTACCTGCCCGATACCACGTGAAAAGGTGTCAATCATTACCTGATCACCGCTTTCTTCCAAGAGGAGCCTCGGATGTTTTCCAATGCTAAGCATCATGTGTTCAGCCCTCAAGAGGCCGACACCATCTGCATGGGTTTCCTGGGCTACTTTCTTGGCAATCTCGGGAATAGACAAATTCACATATACCTTAGTGGCTGTTATTACCTGACTCGCCATATCTAAAGGTACTAATGGTGCTTTGACTTCTTCTTGTTTCATATCTCTCCCCTTAAATACAAGACCTCGCTGCCCATCTACCGTTACCATCTCGCCATCTTTAAGAACCTTTGTGGCATCCTCGGTGCCAACCACACAGGGAACTCCAAGCTCCCGGCTAACAATAGCAGCGTGACAGGTTTTACCACCCAAGTCAGTGACAATGGCAGAGGCATTTTTCATGGCCGGAACCCAATCGGGCGTGGTCATCTCGGTAACCAAGACTCTGCCTTCTTGAAAATTTGAGATATCCTTGACATTCAAAATGATTCTAACCTCCCCTGACCCTTGTCCAGGGCTCACACCTAATCCTCGAACGATGATGTTTTGTTCCATAAGATCTCTCCTCTCTCTTTTTTTTGCTTCCACCCTTGTCACGTGCACGGTCTCAGGCCTTGCTTGAAGAATGAAGATGCGACCATCTTTGTTTGTAGTCCATTCAATATCCTGAGGAACACTATAGTGATTCTCTATCTGAACACCATATTTTGCTAAGCGAATAATAGCCTCGTCAGTCAGTGCAGGTCTGTCCTGCATGTTCTTGGAAACCATGGTCCATTTTGTGCCTCCCTTTTTGTCGGGAATAATCTGCCTTTCTTTTTTCACGATGCGTTTGTCCACAGTTCGAAAAGTCCCTTTTTCAACAACATATTCATCAGGTGTTACCTGACCACCTACGATGGCTTCGCCAAGCCCCCAGGAGGCATTGATAACCACTTTATCTCTATCGCCACTCACTGGCTCTAAGGTGAACATGACCCCTGATACCTGCGAGTCAATCATCTCTTGAACAGCAACACTGATGAGCACCTCGTCATGAGCAAAACCCTTTTCCTTTCGGTAGGTAATGGCTCTGGGCGTGAAGAGGGAGCTCCAGCACTGCTGAACTCGCTTTAAAAGGGTTTCCTGTGTCACATTCAAGAAGGTATCCTGCTGGCCTGCAAAACTGGCGCCAGGCAAGTCCTCGGCTGTGGCGGAAGACCTCACAGCCACTGCTACATTCTTCTTGCCAAGTTTTTCGCAGAGATGCCTGTATGCCTTTAGGATTGCACTTCCTATCTCATTTGGCATTGGAAGGCTTTCCATGTATGTTCTGATTCGATGCGATATTTCTTGTACGGATCCTATGTTATCCATGTTTATATCAGCTAAAAGGGCACTGATTTTTTCGCCTGCACGATTTTTTCCTAAAAATACCCGGTATGCATGTGCTGAAATGGCAAAACCATTTGGAACAGGCACGCCAATCTTACCAGAGAGTTCTCCCAAATTGGCACATTTGCCCCCGACAAGCGGAATGTCTTCTTTGCTCAAGTCCTTGAACCACAGCACAAAATTATGTTTTTTCATAGGGAAATCAACCCCTTCCCTTATCTGTTTTCATGTTCTCCTCACGATTCCCATTCTATCCTCTATTATCTTGTTAGCAAGCTCCTCTATGGAGCTATTTGTGACATCTATAACCTGCAATCCCTTTATCTGATTAAATATCCGATGACTGTATCCCAGTTCCTTCTTAATGTATGTTATGTCCGTATAATCGGTGAGTCCTGCGTATTTAAGCCTCTTTTGCCTTAGAAAGACGA contains:
- a CDS encoding UPF0146 family protein — translated: MEIGGIVTDRQVCQQVEQNIFTGSNPVRFNRSHRYEGLINYIASKYCNTAEIGIGYFPDVAFALLEKGVQVFATDIRPFQYIGLKVVVDDIMNPDISIYTSVDLIYSLRPPPELVPYMVRLARIHPTDLIVKPLTSEYLDGRLICHGNTTFFLWNFL
- the ppsA gene encoding phosphoenolpyruvate synthase; translated protein: MKKHNFVLWFKDLSKEDIPLVGGKCANLGELSGKIGVPVPNGFAISAHAYRVFLGKNRAGEKISALLADINMDNIGSVQEISHRIRTYMESLPMPNEIGSAILKAYRHLCEKLGKKNVAVAVRSSATAEDLPGASFAGQQDTFLNVTQETLLKRVQQCWSSLFTPRAITYRKEKGFAHDEVLISVAVQEMIDSQVSGVMFTLEPVSGDRDKVVINASWGLGEAIVGGQVTPDEYVVEKGTFRTVDKRIVKKERQIIPDKKGGTKWTMVSKNMQDRPALTDEAIIRLAKYGVQIENHYSVPQDIEWTTNKDGRIFILQARPETVHVTRVEAKKRERRDLMEQNIIVRGLGVSPGQGSGEVRIILNVKDISNFQEGRVLVTEMTTPDWVPAMKNASAIVTDLGGKTCHAAIVSRELGVPCVVGTEDATKVLKDGEMVTVDGQRGLVFKGRDMKQEEVKAPLVPLDMASQVITATKVYVNLSIPEIAKKVAQETHADGVGLLRAEHMMLSIGKHPRLLLEESGDQVMIDTFSRGIGQVAEAFFPRPVVYRFLDFKPDEFLELQGGEKYERDHVGPNPMIGYRGEYRYIKEDDIFRLELKAIRQARETMGFTNIWVMVPFVRTLEVFRKTVEIMREEGLDNRSVRDFQLWIMVEVPSACFMIEEFCREGIDGVSFGTNDLTMLILGVDRNDVSVQEVYDERNLAVLRAIAYTIAVCKKHGVTTSICGQAPSVYPDYLEFMIRCGCTSISVNPDVVVASRRMVAMMEHKIQMEKALGIVSKARIAKIPMEDIFFWRSVE